The Burkholderiales bacterium genome includes a window with the following:
- the guaD gene encoding guanine deaminase, translating into MPRNTRRSLPTVDAVVALRGPMIAWRGDPFEVGARRALLHEPDAIVAMTGGRIVHAGPASLVLRKLPPRTRVERLPRHSLMAPGFVDAHVHYPQWPMVASHGAQLLDWLANHTFPSEAAFSDSRLASRVARAYLDENLRQGITSAAVFCTVHPGSVDALMREARARGFRLIAGKVLMDRNAPRRLTDSAKRGYDESKALIARWHGRGRLGYAITPRFAVTSSPAQLEAAGALWREHPDCWVQSHVSENRGEVEWVRKLFPRARDYIDVYARFGLVGPRAIYGHGIHLAEREWRALAASGSAIAHCPTSNLFLGSGLFRWDRAKKPARPVEVGLATDVGGGTSLSILRTMGAAYQVAQLSGWSMPPVHAFWLATQGSARALGLASHIGNLAPGHEADLVVLDLASTPAIAQRMERVGGVDEALFVQMTMGDDRAIRQTWIGGRRLHDRDTAPARVR; encoded by the coding sequence ATGCCCCGGAACACCAGACGGTCCCTGCCCACGGTTGATGCAGTTGTCGCCCTGCGCGGCCCGATGATCGCGTGGCGCGGCGACCCGTTCGAGGTCGGAGCACGCCGCGCGCTGCTCCACGAACCGGACGCCATCGTCGCGATGACAGGCGGGCGCATCGTGCATGCCGGGCCCGCATCGCTGGTGCTGCGGAAGCTGCCGCCGCGCACGCGGGTCGAGCGCCTGCCGCGCCATTCGCTGATGGCGCCGGGCTTCGTCGACGCGCACGTCCACTATCCGCAATGGCCGATGGTCGCGAGCCACGGCGCCCAACTGCTCGACTGGCTCGCGAACCACACGTTCCCGTCCGAGGCTGCGTTCTCCGACTCGAGGCTCGCGTCCCGCGTCGCGCGCGCCTACCTCGACGAGAACCTGCGGCAGGGCATCACGTCCGCCGCGGTCTTCTGCACCGTGCATCCGGGCTCGGTCGACGCGCTGATGCGCGAGGCGCGCGCGCGCGGATTCCGCCTGATCGCCGGCAAGGTGCTGATGGACCGCAACGCGCCGCGGAGGCTCACCGACAGCGCGAAACGCGGTTACGACGAGTCGAAGGCGCTGATCGCCCGATGGCACGGCCGCGGACGCCTGGGCTACGCGATCACGCCGCGCTTCGCGGTGACCTCGTCCCCCGCGCAGCTCGAGGCGGCGGGCGCGCTGTGGCGCGAGCATCCGGACTGCTGGGTGCAGTCGCACGTCTCGGAGAACCGCGGCGAGGTCGAGTGGGTACGCAAGCTCTTCCCGCGCGCGCGCGACTACATCGACGTGTACGCGCGGTTCGGCCTCGTCGGGCCCCGCGCGATCTACGGACACGGCATCCATCTCGCGGAGCGCGAGTGGCGTGCGCTCGCCGCGTCGGGCAGCGCGATCGCGCATTGCCCGACGTCGAACCTGTTCCTCGGCAGCGGGCTCTTTCGCTGGGATCGCGCGAAGAAGCCGGCAAGGCCGGTCGAGGTGGGGCTCGCGACCGATGTGGGAGGCGGGACCTCGCTCTCGATCCTGCGCACGATGGGCGCGGCTTACCAGGTCGCGCAACTCTCCGGTTGGTCGATGCCGCCGGTGCACGCGTTCTGGCTCGCGACGCAGGGGAGCGCTCGGGCGCTCGGCCTCGCGTCGCACATCGGCAATCTCGCGCCCGGCCACGAGGCGGACCTCGTCGTGCTCGACCTCGCGTCGACGCCGGCGATCGCGCAGCGCATGGAACGCGTGGGCGGGGTCGACGAGGCGCTGTTCGTCCAGATGACGATGGGCGACGACCGCGCGATCCGGCAGACCTGGATCGGCGGGCGCAGGCTCCACGATCGCGACACGGCTCCGGCGCGCGTTCGGTAA
- a CDS encoding DUF748 domain-containing protein, with translation MSDGAAASAIRTPRSRWLRRFAWVAGILALLILAAWLAVPPILRAQLESRLTEALGRKTTVESVAFNPFTLRVTIRGLSIADAAGPRPLLAFDELDADLSTASIVHRAPVLDALKIVRPSVSLSRDPQGRYNVSDLIDRATSGPDGPPPRFSLNNIEVEDGTVTFADAVAGREHKLTSLVLGIPFLSSLPYQTEIRVTPRAEGSLNGSQVALGGSTVPFADPPEASLDLDLDALPLREYLAYLPAKPRVDLAGGALTTKLKLVFVGGRGAAQRLDLRGDARIDGLAVKRRDGSSLVAADRIAISLDAVDLVRHEARVASVAIDAPTIDLKRLADGTLELAQPLFEAPARATPASRVSEPAKSAEKPWTVTLAKATVARGSLGLADESSGFRSSLVDVSVDATNLSTKAGEKAHVALAFVSGDRIATFKGEADVEPTVPAASGRFELAKFSLGLLFPYYKDVLAVEVQKGSLALATTFAYGADGNLRLSDGTATVDDLRLAFPGAREPLWRVPQLRGTGLDVDVAARRVSIGTIAGSGAVLRIARERDGTLEAARIMKTTHATGTADSDDRTWTLLVRQTSIERVTADLEDRVPNPPVKLAARDLSFSIGDYSNARGAKSELTLRTRLGDRGRLAFEGPVVTNPFSISGRLEASGLNLVSIRPYVESQVNVSVTGGRFAAKGDLSVETRENAPAKASWKGNVTVTEFAALDKPTASDLARWKSLAIEGLDVTTSPFRTSIERIVAADFYARVIVYPDGTLNLTRLLTPGAEPEPAPDAKPASVAAAEPREDTPVSIGRIELSGGNVNFSDQFVRPNYSANLTDVAGTIGAMSPEKAGEVAIAARVDQAAPVEVRGTLQPFARELALDLTGKARDVDLPPLSPYAIKYAGYGIEKGKLSFDVHYKIEDRKLAAENQLVLDQLVFNRERVDSPTATKLPVLLAVSLLKDRNGVIDIRLPISGSLDDPKFSVGGLIVQVIVNLITKAITAPFALLSAAFGGGEELSTIPFTAGSAAFGPEAQKRVDTLSRALADRPGLKLDIGGRADPAGDREALRRASVENAMKRAKLKSLASEGNAPASVDAVAIGADERVRWLTAAYREAPIKERPRNVIGMLKDVAPAEMEAMLLANATVDDEALRQLAHARAQAVKDALVAKGVAGERLFLLAPKLGGETVGPGGRAAAPPGAPLPPARVDLALR, from the coding sequence ATGAGCGACGGCGCCGCTGCATCCGCGATTCGAACCCCGCGCAGTCGCTGGTTGCGGCGGTTCGCGTGGGTCGCGGGCATTCTGGCGCTGCTGATCCTCGCGGCCTGGCTCGCGGTCCCGCCGATCCTGCGCGCGCAGCTCGAGTCCCGCCTCACCGAGGCGCTCGGCCGCAAGACCACGGTCGAGTCGGTCGCGTTCAACCCGTTCACGCTGCGCGTGACGATTCGCGGCCTCTCGATCGCCGACGCTGCGGGACCCCGGCCGCTCCTCGCGTTCGACGAACTCGACGCCGACCTGTCGACCGCGTCGATCGTGCACCGTGCCCCTGTGCTCGATGCGCTGAAGATCGTGCGTCCGTCGGTCTCGCTCTCGCGCGACCCGCAGGGCCGCTACAACGTCTCCGACCTGATCGACCGGGCGACCTCGGGACCCGATGGCCCGCCGCCCCGCTTCTCGCTCAACAACATCGAGGTCGAGGACGGGACCGTCACCTTCGCCGACGCCGTCGCGGGGCGCGAGCACAAGCTCACCTCGCTCGTGCTCGGCATTCCGTTCCTGTCGTCGCTGCCCTACCAGACCGAGATCCGGGTGACTCCGCGCGCGGAGGGCTCGCTCAACGGGTCGCAGGTCGCGCTCGGCGGGTCCACGGTGCCGTTCGCGGATCCTCCCGAAGCGTCGCTCGACCTCGACCTCGACGCGCTGCCGCTCCGGGAATATCTCGCCTACCTGCCCGCGAAGCCCCGCGTGGATCTCGCGGGCGGCGCGCTCACCACGAAGCTCAAGCTCGTGTTCGTCGGGGGGCGGGGCGCCGCGCAGCGCCTGGATCTGCGCGGCGATGCGCGCATCGACGGTCTCGCGGTGAAGCGCCGCGACGGCTCATCGCTCGTCGCGGCGGACCGGATCGCGATTTCGCTCGACGCGGTCGACCTCGTCCGTCACGAGGCGCGCGTCGCGTCGGTGGCGATCGACGCACCGACGATCGACCTCAAGCGCCTCGCCGACGGGACGCTCGAACTCGCGCAGCCGCTGTTCGAGGCGCCGGCGCGCGCCACGCCGGCGTCGCGCGTCTCGGAACCGGCGAAGTCGGCAGAGAAGCCCTGGACCGTGACACTCGCCAAGGCGACGGTCGCCCGCGGCAGCCTCGGCCTCGCCGACGAGTCGTCCGGGTTCCGCTCGTCGCTCGTCGACGTGTCGGTCGACGCGACCAACCTCTCGACGAAGGCCGGCGAGAAGGCGCATGTCGCACTCGCGTTCGTCTCCGGCGATCGCATCGCCACGTTCAAGGGCGAGGCCGATGTGGAGCCCACGGTCCCCGCCGCGAGCGGGCGCTTCGAACTCGCGAAGTTCTCGCTCGGGCTGCTCTTCCCGTACTACAAGGACGTGCTCGCGGTCGAGGTTCAGAAGGGTTCGCTCGCGCTCGCGACGACGTTCGCGTACGGCGCCGACGGCAACCTGCGCCTGTCGGACGGGACGGCGACGGTCGACGATCTGCGTCTCGCGTTCCCCGGCGCGCGCGAGCCGCTGTGGCGCGTTCCGCAACTGCGGGGCACGGGCCTCGACGTCGACGTCGCGGCGCGCCGCGTGTCGATCGGCACGATCGCAGGCAGCGGCGCCGTGCTGCGGATCGCGCGCGAACGCGACGGCACGCTCGAAGCGGCACGCATCATGAAGACGACCCACGCGACCGGAACCGCGGACAGCGACGACCGCACCTGGACGCTGCTGGTGAGGCAGACCTCGATCGAGCGCGTGACCGCCGACCTGGAGGACCGGGTGCCGAATCCGCCGGTGAAGCTCGCGGCGCGCGACCTGTCGTTTTCGATCGGCGACTACTCGAACGCGCGCGGCGCGAAGTCGGAACTCACGCTGCGCACGCGGCTGGGCGATCGCGGCCGGCTCGCCTTCGAAGGGCCGGTCGTCACCAATCCGTTCTCGATCTCCGGCCGGCTCGAGGCGTCGGGACTGAACCTCGTGTCGATCCGGCCCTACGTGGAGTCGCAGGTCAACGTTTCGGTGACCGGCGGGCGCTTTGCCGCGAAAGGCGACCTGTCGGTCGAGACGCGCGAGAACGCGCCCGCCAAGGCGAGCTGGAAGGGCAACGTGACGGTGACCGAGTTCGCGGCGCTCGACAAGCCGACCGCCTCCGACCTCGCGCGCTGGAAATCGCTCGCGATCGAGGGACTCGACGTCACGACCTCGCCCTTCCGCACCTCGATCGAGCGAATCGTCGCCGCGGATTTCTACGCGCGCGTCATCGTCTATCCGGACGGCACGCTCAACCTCACGCGCCTGCTCACGCCGGGCGCTGAGCCCGAGCCTGCACCCGATGCCAAGCCGGCGTCGGTGGCCGCGGCGGAGCCGCGCGAGGACACGCCGGTGTCGATCGGCCGGATCGAGCTGTCCGGCGGCAACGTCAATTTCTCGGACCAGTTCGTGCGCCCGAACTACTCGGCGAACCTCACCGACGTCGCGGGGACCATCGGCGCGATGTCGCCGGAGAAGGCGGGCGAGGTGGCGATCGCGGCGCGCGTCGACCAGGCGGCGCCGGTCGAGGTGCGGGGCACGCTCCAGCCGTTCGCGCGCGAACTCGCGCTCGACCTCACCGGCAAGGCGCGCGACGTCGACCTGCCGCCGCTCTCGCCCTATGCGATCAAGTACGCGGGCTACGGGATCGAGAAGGGCAAGCTGTCGTTCGACGTCCACTACAAGATCGAGGACCGCAAGCTCGCCGCCGAGAACCAGCTCGTGCTCGACCAGCTCGTGTTCAACCGGGAACGCGTGGATAGCCCGACCGCGACGAAGCTCCCGGTACTCCTCGCCGTGTCGTTGCTCAAGGACCGCAACGGCGTGATCGACATCCGGCTTCCGATCTCCGGTTCGCTCGACGATCCGAAGTTCTCGGTGGGCGGACTGATCGTGCAGGTGATCGTCAACCTGATCACCAAGGCGATCACGGCGCCCTTCGCCCTGCTCTCCGCGGCATTCGGCGGCGGAGAGGAACTCTCGACGATCCCGTTCACCGCGGGCAGCGCCGCGTTCGGACCCGAGGCGCAGAAGCGCGTCGACACGCTCTCCAGGGCGCTCGCGGACCGCCCGGGACTGAAGCTCGACATCGGCGGACGCGCGGACCCGGCCGGCGACCGCGAGGCGTTGCGGCGCGCGAGCGTCGAGAACGCGATGAAGCGCGCGAAGCTGAAGTCGCTGGCGTCGGAGGGCAATGCGCCTGCGTCGGTCGACGCGGTCGCGATCGGGGCCGACGAGCGGGTGCGCTGGCTGACCGCGGCGTATCGCGAGGCGCCGATCAAGGAGCGGCCGCGCAACGTCATCGGCATGCTGAAGGATGTCGCACCCGCCGAGATGGAGGCGATGCTCCTCGCGAACGCGACGGTCGATGACGAGGCGTTGCGTCAGCTCGCCCATGCGCGTGCGCAGGCGGTGAAGGACGCGCTCGTCGCGAAGGGCGTGGCGGGCGAGCGATTGTTCCTCCTCGCGCCCAAACTCGGCGGCGAGACGGTCGGGCCTGGCGGACGAGCCGCGGCACCACCGGGCGCGCCGCTGCCGCCCGCGCGCGTCGATCTCGCGCTGCGCTGA
- a CDS encoding Kdo hydroxylase family protein, translated as MDVPIESWQARTWTSDWTAEESARAVLILESGGVLVLPDCGFAFAPEERRFLDARWLDGSRKNIGLDGEAVRGTTARGEDARALAATIARFARSATTLVERLLPAYAHRIRRARTSFRPAAVAGRAQSPRHDDTRLHVDAFPSRPTGGERILRVFCNVNPSGADRVWRVGEPFADMAARFLPSIRPQPPGKAAMLSALRVTRGTRSEYDHVMLLLHDRAKLDADYQRDSPRREVRFAPGTTWLVFSDQVMHAVISGQYMMEQTLHLPLDAMVHPARSPFALLERLAGRAMG; from the coding sequence ATGGATGTTCCGATCGAATCCTGGCAGGCGCGAACCTGGACGTCCGACTGGACCGCGGAGGAGAGCGCGCGCGCTGTCCTGATCCTGGAGTCGGGCGGCGTGCTGGTGCTGCCCGACTGCGGTTTCGCCTTCGCACCGGAGGAGCGTCGGTTCCTCGATGCGCGCTGGCTCGACGGCTCGCGCAAGAACATCGGTCTCGACGGCGAGGCGGTGCGGGGCACCACCGCGCGGGGCGAGGACGCACGGGCGCTCGCGGCGACGATCGCGCGGTTCGCGCGCTCGGCCACGACACTGGTCGAGCGCCTGCTGCCGGCGTACGCGCATCGCATCCGGCGCGCGCGCACGAGCTTCCGCCCTGCTGCCGTCGCCGGCCGGGCGCAGTCGCCCCGGCACGACGACACGAGGCTGCACGTCGACGCGTTCCCGTCGCGGCCCACGGGCGGGGAACGCATCCTGCGCGTGTTCTGCAACGTCAACCCTTCCGGCGCGGACCGCGTCTGGCGCGTCGGTGAGCCCTTCGCTGACATGGCCGCGCGCTTCCTGCCGTCGATCCGGCCGCAGCCGCCGGGCAAGGCCGCGATGCTGTCGGCCCTGCGCGTGACGCGCGGGACGCGCAGCGAATACGACCACGTGATGCTGCTCTTGCACGATCGCGCCAAGCTCGACGCCGACTACCAGCGCGATTCGCCGCGGCGCGAGGTGCGTTTCGCGCCGGGCACGACCTGGCTCGTCTTCTCCGACCAGGTGATGCACGCGGTGATCTCCGGGCAGTACATGATGGAGCAGACGCTGCATCTGCCGCTCGACGCGATGGTCCACCCGGCGCGCTCGCCGTTCGCTTTGCTCGAGCGCCTCGCCGGCCGGGCGATGGGCTGA
- a CDS encoding hemin uptake protein HemP: protein MSPTPTTPPETTPGDAPPSPRPAVARVPAPRTSSRALLGDARELVIDHEGREYRLRITQNGKLILTA from the coding sequence ATGAGCCCCACGCCGACCACACCCCCCGAGACCACGCCGGGCGACGCGCCGCCATCGCCGCGTCCGGCCGTCGCGAGGGTGCCGGCGCCGCGGACGAGTTCGCGCGCGCTCCTGGGCGACGCCCGCGAACTCGTGATCGACCACGAGGGGCGCGAGTACCGTCTGCGGATCACGCAGAACGGCAAGCTCATCCTCACTGCGTAG
- a CDS encoding energy transducer TonB — MNWPAIAAIIAFHAVLIGILVTQTSPLRVAKAPSAITVEIVRPVEPPKPPPPPPKRTPLPARTIAPQAVVAPPPVIVPDVPRAQDLPTITLPPAPPDPVPQPAVPAPAAPVAAAPAPEPLVPPRFDAAYLDNPPPAYPAMARRLREEGRVLLRVLVTADGRAGSIEVATSSGSERLDQAALDAVRRWRFVPAKRGDAAVAAHVFVPISFALESR, encoded by the coding sequence ATGAACTGGCCGGCCATCGCCGCGATCATCGCCTTCCACGCCGTCCTGATCGGGATTCTGGTCACGCAGACCTCGCCGCTGCGGGTCGCGAAGGCGCCGTCGGCGATCACCGTCGAGATCGTGCGGCCGGTCGAACCGCCGAAGCCGCCGCCGCCGCCGCCGAAGCGCACGCCGCTGCCGGCCAGGACGATTGCGCCGCAGGCGGTCGTCGCGCCGCCTCCGGTCATCGTCCCCGATGTGCCGCGGGCGCAGGACCTGCCGACGATCACGCTGCCGCCCGCGCCGCCCGATCCGGTCCCGCAGCCGGCCGTGCCGGCACCTGCCGCGCCGGTCGCGGCGGCACCCGCGCCCGAGCCGCTCGTTCCGCCGCGGTTCGACGCCGCCTACCTCGACAATCCGCCGCCGGCGTACCCGGCGATGGCGCGCCGGTTGCGCGAGGAAGGCCGTGTGCTGCTCCGCGTGCTCGTGACGGCGGACGGACGCGCCGGTTCGATCGAGGTCGCGACCTCGAGCGGTTCGGAGCGCCTCGACCAGGCGGCGCTCGACGCCGTTCGACGCTGGCGCTTCGTCCCGGCGAAGCGCGGCGACGCCGCGGTCGCGGCGCACGTCTTCGTCCCGATCTCCTTCGCGCTCGAGTCGCGCTGA
- the efp gene encoding elongation factor P encodes MKIAQEVRAGNVIMVGKDPMVVQKAEFSKSGRNASVVKMKLRNLLSGTGTETIYRADEKFETIQLDKKEVTYSYFSDPMYVFMDGEFNQYEVEKESMGDALNYLEEGLECEITFYEGRAIAVDMPNTVVREVTYTEPAVKGDTSGKVLKPAKLSTGFEVPVPLFVNTGDRIEVDTRTGEYKRRV; translated from the coding sequence ATGAAGATCGCCCAGGAAGTCCGGGCCGGCAACGTGATCATGGTCGGCAAGGACCCGATGGTCGTGCAGAAGGCCGAGTTCTCGAAATCCGGCCGCAACGCGTCCGTCGTCAAGATGAAGCTCAGGAACCTCCTCTCGGGCACCGGCACCGAGACGATCTACCGCGCCGACGAGAAGTTCGAGACGATCCAGCTCGACAAGAAGGAAGTGACCTACTCGTACTTCTCCGATCCGATGTACGTGTTCATGGACGGCGAGTTCAACCAGTACGAGGTCGAGAAGGAGTCGATGGGCGACGCGCTCAACTACCTCGAGGAAGGCCTCGAGTGCGAGATCACCTTCTACGAAGGGCGCGCGATCGCCGTCGACATGCCGAACACCGTCGTGCGCGAGGTCACCTACACCGAGCCCGCGGTCAAGGGGGACACGTCGGGCAAGGTGCTGAAGCCCGCGAAGCTCTCGACCGGCTTCGAGGTCCCGGTGCCGCTGTTCGTCAACACCGGCGACCGGATCGAAGTCGACACGCGCACCGGCGAGTACAAGCGCCGCGTGTAG
- the earP gene encoding elongation factor P maturation arginine rhamnosyltransferase EarP — protein MRPKLDWNVLCKVVDNYGDAGVAWRLSRQLVHEHAQRVTLWIDDPAPLARMVPGIDPAAEESRAEGVLVRRGPADAPWVPGDVVVDAFGAGLPPTWIDTMAHALRPPAWIVLEYLSAEAWVDGAHLRASPEPRTGLARHYWCPGFTPASGGLLREHDLVARRDAFLRDPAARAATLASVGAEPPTHGGVVLLFCYPTPSLAELFDAWSEADAPWVVLVPQGVAADAIDRWSGGRVPHPGAPLVRGALTLVSIPFVTQRDFDALLWSCDIAIVRGEDSFVRAQWAGLPFAWHAYPQEGLAHLAKVEAFLDRSLGSAPREAADAMRAFTLALNRGDGPALAGAWAPFDRARGALAASARHWADRLASRTDLAAGLVQWVESRL, from the coding sequence ATGCGACCGAAGCTCGACTGGAACGTCCTCTGCAAGGTGGTCGACAACTACGGCGACGCCGGCGTCGCGTGGCGGCTCTCGCGCCAGCTCGTGCACGAGCACGCGCAACGCGTGACGCTGTGGATCGACGATCCGGCGCCGCTAGCGCGGATGGTCCCCGGCATCGATCCCGCCGCAGAGGAATCGCGCGCGGAAGGCGTTCTCGTCCGGCGCGGTCCCGCGGACGCGCCCTGGGTACCCGGCGATGTCGTCGTCGACGCGTTCGGCGCCGGGTTGCCGCCCACGTGGATCGACACGATGGCGCACGCGTTGCGGCCGCCGGCGTGGATCGTCCTCGAGTACCTGTCCGCGGAAGCCTGGGTCGACGGCGCCCACCTGCGCGCTTCGCCCGAACCGCGCACCGGTCTCGCGCGGCACTACTGGTGCCCGGGGTTCACGCCGGCCAGCGGGGGCCTGCTGCGCGAACACGACCTCGTCGCGCGCCGCGACGCGTTCCTGCGCGATCCTGCCGCCCGGGCGGCCACGCTCGCCTCGGTCGGAGCGGAACCGCCCACGCACGGCGGCGTCGTGCTGCTGTTCTGCTATCCGACACCTTCACTCGCCGAACTCTTCGACGCATGGAGCGAGGCCGATGCGCCGTGGGTCGTGCTCGTGCCGCAAGGCGTGGCGGCCGATGCGATCGACCGCTGGAGCGGCGGCCGCGTGCCGCATCCGGGCGCGCCCCTGGTGCGCGGCGCGCTCACGCTCGTGTCCATCCCGTTCGTCACCCAGCGCGACTTCGATGCGCTCCTGTGGTCGTGCGACATCGCGATCGTGCGCGGCGAGGACTCGTTCGTGCGCGCGCAGTGGGCGGGCCTGCCGTTCGCGTGGCACGCCTACCCGCAGGAGGGCCTCGCGCACCTCGCGAAGGTCGAGGCGTTCCTCGACCGCTCGCTCGGATCCGCCCCGCGCGAGGCGGCGGACGCGATGCGGGCGTTCACGCTCGCGTTGAATCGCGGCGACGGCCCCGCCCTGGCGGGGGCATGGGCGCCCTTCGATCGCGCCCGCGGCGCGCTCGCGGCATCGGCCAGGCACTGGGCGGACCGACTCGCGTCCCGGACCGACCTCGCCGCGGGATTGGTGCAATGGGTAGAATCCCGGCTATAA
- a CDS encoding DsbA family oxidoreductase, with protein MSTPDSPTVDVVSDVVCPWCYVGKRHLDAALAQLEREGVTRPTVRWHPYELDPGVPRDGIDRREYLERKFGGGSRLAQVHERLHSAGTQAGIAFDFGRIARQPNTRDAHRLIAWAQHRGDAGPLVEKLFRAFFVEGRFVGSHEVLADLAAEAGEDRAAAVAFLLSPVGDAEIEAAESRAASLGIRGVPFFIIDGRFGLSGAQPPEAIADAMRRARQPQAAD; from the coding sequence ATGAGCACCCCCGATTCGCCGACCGTCGACGTCGTCTCCGACGTCGTCTGCCCGTGGTGCTACGTCGGCAAGCGCCACCTCGACGCCGCGCTCGCGCAACTCGAGCGCGAGGGCGTTACGCGTCCGACCGTTCGCTGGCACCCCTACGAACTCGACCCGGGCGTGCCGCGCGACGGCATCGACCGGCGCGAGTACCTGGAACGCAAGTTCGGCGGGGGCTCGCGTCTCGCGCAGGTCCACGAACGGCTGCACAGCGCGGGAACGCAGGCCGGCATCGCGTTCGACTTCGGGCGCATCGCGCGCCAGCCCAACACGCGCGACGCCCATCGTTTGATCGCGTGGGCCCAGCATCGCGGCGACGCGGGGCCGCTGGTCGAGAAGCTCTTTCGCGCGTTCTTCGTCGAAGGCCGGTTCGTGGGTTCGCACGAGGTCCTCGCCGATCTCGCCGCCGAGGCCGGCGAGGACCGCGCGGCCGCGGTGGCGTTCCTGCTCTCGCCGGTCGGCGATGCCGAAATCGAGGCCGCCGAATCCCGTGCAGCGTCGCTCGGCATCCGCGGCGTGCCGTTCTTCATCATCGACGGCCGCTTCGGTCTCTCGGGCGCGCAACCGCCCGAGGCGATCGCCGACGCCATGCGCCGAGCCCGCCAGCCGCAGGCCGCCGACTGA